A stretch of DNA from bacterium:
GGCCCGGCGGGCTGGACCCGGGCGTGCTGCTCTACCTGCTCGGCGAGCGGCGGATGTCGCACGCCGAGCTGGAGAGGCTGCTCTACAGGGAGTCGGGGCTGCTCGGGCTCTCCGGGGTCAGCCACGACCTGCGTGTGCTCCTCGCGAGCGCCGAGCCGCGGGCGCGGCTTGCGGTCGACTACTACGTCCAGCGCATCGCGCGGGAGATCGGCGGGCTGGCCGCCATGCTCGGGGGCGTCGACGGGATCGTCTTCACGGCGGGCGTCGGCGAGAACTCGAGCGAGATCCGCGGCCGCGTCACGCAGGCCTGCGCCTGGCTCGGCGCGACGCTGGACGCCGAGGCCAACCGCCGCGGCGGCCCCCGCATCACCGCGCCCGGGAGCGCCGTCTCCGCGTGGGTTGTGCCGACCAACGAAGAGCTGATGATCGCGCGGCACACGCTCGCGCTGGTGCGCCAGGCGGCCGGGGCATGACGGCGGTCGTCCGTGACGGGGACCAGGCCCGGCTCCTCGCGGCGGCGGGACGCCACCTGTGCGGGAGGATCGGGCACGTGCTGTCGGCCAGGGGGCGGGCGGTCGTCGCGGTGCCGGGCGGGAGGAGCGCCGCCGCGATCTTCCGGGCGATGCTCGGCGAGGACGTCGACTGGCGGCGCGTTCACCTCTTCGTCGTCGACGAGCGGCTCGTGCCGGTCGATCACCCGGACAGCAACTTCAGGCTGCTGCGCGAGAGCCTCCTGGCGCCGCTGCTCGCTGCCGGGCGCATCGATCCCGCCACCGTGCATCCCTTCGTCCTCGACCCGGTGGCGCCGGACCGCGGGGCGGCGCGCTATGAGCGGGAACTCGCCGCGCTGGGCCTGCGTTTCGACGTCGTCCTGCTGAGCGCCGGGGAAGACGGCCACGTGGGTGCGCTCTACCCGCGCCACCACTCGATCGACGATCGCCACCACGGGTTCATCGTGATGGACGACTCGCCGAAGCCGCCGCCGGGGCGCATGAGTGCGTCGCGTTCGCTGATGCAGTCTGCGGCAGCGGCCGTCCTCGTGTTTGCGGGCGAGGCGAAGCGCGAGGCCTTCGCGATGTTCAACGACGAGCGCTCGTCGGTCGTGGATTGTCCCGCGAGGCTTGTGCTGGCGATCGGCGACACCACGGTGTTCACCGACCTCGCCTGAGGCCGGGAGGCGTCGCCGTGGGGGCATGCGACGGCCGGGGGCGCCGCGCATGAGCGCCACCGGGTTCGTCCGCCGGTTCTGGGGTCCCAATGCGACGCGGCTGATCCTCGGGGATTGCGCGATCCTCTGTCTGCTTGGCGCGCTGGTCGTGGCCGCCTCGCTGCGGGCCGGGCGGGGCCACGCTCCCGCGCACGCCGAGGTGAGTGTCTCCGGGCGGCAGGCGGTCTCCCTCGACCTCGGGCGCGACGCCGTCCACGACGTTCGGGGCGTTCTCGGCGTCACGCGGATCGAGGTGCGCGCCCGCAGGGTCCGGGTCCTCTCCTCGCCCTGCCCGCGGCAGGTCTGCCGGCATGGCGGCTGGATCGCGCGGCCGGGCGAGGTGCTCGTCTGCGTCCCGAACGGCGTCGTCATCCGGCTGGTGGGCGAGGGCGGGGACGGCGGGCCTGA
This window harbors:
- the pgl gene encoding 6-phosphogluconolactonase, translated to MTAVVRDGDQARLLAAAGRHLCGRIGHVLSARGRAVVAVPGGRSAAAIFRAMLGEDVDWRRVHLFVVDERLVPVDHPDSNFRLLRESLLAPLLAAGRIDPATVHPFVLDPVAPDRGAARYERELAALGLRFDVVLLSAGEDGHVGALYPRHHSIDDRHHGFIVMDDSPKPPPGRMSASRSLMQSAAAAVLVFAGEAKREAFAMFNDERSSVVDCPARLVLAIGDTTVFTDLA
- a CDS encoding NusG domain II-containing protein translates to MSATGFVRRFWGPNATRLILGDCAILCLLGALVVAASLRAGRGHAPAHAEVSVSGRQAVSLDLGRDAVHDVRGVLGVTRIEVRARRVRVLSSPCPRQVCRHGGWIARPGEVLVCVPNGVVIRLVGEGGDGGPDAVTR